A window from Aeromonas rivipollensis encodes these proteins:
- a CDS encoding N-acetylmuramidase family protein produces MSLKKGDTGAAVADLQRRLTKTGYPLDPDGWFGDATERALLAFQRDHMITAIGQAGPRTMAALLGSERGNQLTIYHMQAGADLLGLPLATMATVAQVESIGEGFTTDMRPVVLFERHVFYKQLTQHLGKATADQMAARYPNLVNPKRGGYTGGAAEWERLRLAISLHREAAIESASWGMFQIMGFHWQALGFASASGWQAAMQRSEVDHLTALCHFIQQDQAMHKALQGRKWADFARRYNGPAYKDNDYDTKLAKAYDHFAKVYPVKEVADVA; encoded by the coding sequence ATGAGCCTGAAAAAAGGGGATACCGGCGCCGCCGTCGCCGATCTGCAGCGTCGCCTGACCAAAACCGGTTATCCGCTCGATCCGGATGGCTGGTTTGGCGATGCCACAGAGCGCGCCCTGCTCGCCTTCCAGCGGGACCATATGATCACCGCCATCGGCCAGGCAGGCCCCCGCACCATGGCCGCCCTGCTCGGCAGCGAACGCGGCAACCAGCTGACCATCTACCACATGCAGGCTGGCGCTGACCTGCTGGGCCTGCCGCTGGCCACCATGGCCACCGTCGCCCAGGTCGAGAGCATCGGCGAGGGGTTCACCACTGACATGCGCCCCGTGGTGTTGTTTGAGCGGCACGTATTCTACAAGCAGCTCACCCAGCACTTGGGCAAGGCCACCGCCGACCAGATGGCCGCCCGTTACCCCAACCTGGTCAACCCCAAGCGCGGTGGTTACACGGGCGGGGCTGCCGAGTGGGAGCGGCTGCGACTCGCCATCAGCCTGCACAGGGAGGCCGCCATCGAGTCGGCAAGTTGGGGGATGTTCCAGATCATGGGCTTTCACTGGCAGGCGCTGGGCTTTGCCTCGGCCAGCGGCTGGCAGGCCGCCATGCAGCGCAGCGAAGTCGACCACCTCACCGCCCTGTGCCACTTCATCCAGCAAGACCAGGCCATGCACAAGGCGCTGCAGGGCCGTAAATGGGCCGACTTCGCCCGCCGCTACAACGGCCCGGCCTACAAAGACAATGACTACGACACCAAGCTCGCCAAGGCATACGACCACTTTGCCAAGGTCTACCCGGTGAAGGAGGTGGCGGATGTGGCCTAA
- a CDS encoding phage holin family protein, with amino-acid sequence MLTILYAMICAAIALRIATFNRNGGDYRSLPALLAWVITVAAGSVPLRALLGVMPAPDPAAVLLVAVVLTALIGSRGSVMRLLPRRRQQPTSASHLNGRFQP; translated from the coding sequence ATGCTGACCATCCTCTACGCCATGATCTGCGCCGCCATCGCGCTGCGCATCGCCACCTTCAACCGCAACGGGGGCGACTATCGCTCCCTGCCAGCCCTGCTGGCTTGGGTCATCACGGTCGCCGCCGGGTCCGTGCCGCTGCGCGCCCTGCTCGGCGTCATGCCAGCCCCTGATCCAGCCGCCGTGCTGCTGGTCGCCGTGGTGCTGACAGCCCTGATCGGTTCTCGCGGATCAGTCATGCGCCTGCTACCGCGCCGGCGCCAGCAACCGACTTCCGCCAGCCACCTGAACGGGAGGTTTCAACCATGA